The segment ttaAACTTCCCGAGCAGCGTACGTTCGCAGCCCTAACGGGCCGTGACGCTGGAGGATGCAAGCGGGCTGCGTTCGCTGTGTCCCCTAGGGGTGGTTAGGTAAGGTGAGGAGTTCTGTTGGTAACGCCGGCACGATGTCTCTGCTTCTTTGCAGTACGGCGACTACGATCCCAACGTTCACAAGCGAGGCTTCCTGGCGCAGGAGGAGTTGCTTCCGAAGCGGGTAAGGAGCCCGACTGAGCAGAGGAGCGAATTTCAAAGCCCGTTAGCATCTGTGTAACGACGCAGAGAGGGGCTCCgaggggctgcctgcaggggagCCCCCTGCTTTGGTTTTGCTGGACTTCCCTATCGAGGCAGACAACCCAAAAAGATCTACCGAGGGAGGagaatgcaatattttttctgacattttaataaaaccagAAGCAAGTATTTTCCTTCCGGTGGTTTTCAGAGTTTCGTTCTGCCTGCATGAGGGTTAAGTGAACCTGGGGAGGCCGCGGGGCTGAGCGTGCCCTGCTGGGAGAAGAGGCAGGCGCCTGTCTGAGATcggccgggggggctcgggcaTGCTGCTGGAGGCCGGGGCGTTTCTGGCTTGTTTGCCGGCTAGGGAGACAGGGACAAGAGTGGCAGGGTGACCCGTGTCTCTGTCTCCCTGTGTATCTCAGGTAATAAACCTATACCAGATGACCCCAGAGATGTGGGAGGAGAGGATAACAGCCTGGTATGCAGAGCACAGAGGCAGAGCGAGGTGAGTGTGTGCTGGGGGGCCTGTGGGTCAGGATCCCTCGCCTGCAGAGTTtcgaggcttgggcaggggatGGAAGAGCTCTGCTAACAGCAGGGTTGATCCCAGCAAGCCTCTGTCCCAGACCCACCAAAGGCAAAGAGCTTTCTTTGGTGGCTGTGGCTGCGCCCTGCTGGTCACTGGTGGGGTGAGAAGCACCTGCAAGGGGGCACAGAGGCCCTgggcaaagagaagaaatggggGTTCCCGCGCGGAAAGTCAGACTGACGAGATAGATGTATTGCTGCCACGGGTGGTAAAACGCTCTTTGTGGGAGATGTTCCTAAAGTAAGATGGATCAAAACCACAGGCCTCCCAACCCGAGATTTTCCCTTTTATGCTTAAGGGATTGGGAGGGGGACAAAGCAAGGCTTGAAGCGCTGCGTCTCGCTGGGCGGGCAGCAACAGCCGTTAAGATGCTGGCAAGCTGCCGGCTGGGATTTGCTGTTGGACTTTATTGATCCTGCTAGCAAAGACAGACTTGACCTGTGTGATAGAGACAGTCAAGGTTTTAAAGCATTGTGTGCGCTCAGGATCAGAAAGAGCAGCCATCTGGCTCCCTCTGATCGTGCAAACATCTGTaactggcctttttttttttttgtctgacagAGACGAAGCAGAAATGGAGTATTTGAAGATAGCTCAGGACTTGGAGATGTATGGAGTGAACTATTTTGCAATTAGGGTGAGTGCAGGTTGGGGGTCATGTTTTCAAGGCGCGCAGGGTTCCTTGCTGGGGTAGCTCTTGTGTAGTCTTCATCTTCTGTGCTCCCGTGAGCCTGCGAGAGGCAGCAGATGTGGGAGATGGCTGCGGCGCGTTAACCAGAGTCACTGCTGCGGTGTGCTTTGCTGCCGGGGAGGCAAAAGCCCTTTTCATATGCAGTGCTGGGGGGTTGCTGCTCAGGGCTGGTTCGTGAAGCTAACAATGGCTTGGTTCGTGTCAGATCATCTCTGAGTTGAATAAAAGggttttctgctctttcctttcctcccttagAATAAAAAGGGCACTGAACTGCTCCTTGGAGTTGACGCCTTGGGTCTTCACATCTATGACCCAGACAACAGGTTGACCCCCAAAATCTCCTTCCCATGGAATGAGATCCGGAACATCTCCTACAGCGATAAGGAGGTAAGGATCCATCTCCCCTCTTCTCGGGGAGCGGTACCTGTAAGAACACACAATTTAAAACGACTTCTCTTAGCTCTTTTGTCTGCTGCGCTTGCTGCCACCAGCTTAGCTGAGTGCagctcagctcctccagctgaaACTTTTATTCTCGGTCTTCCTGCAACTTTCCTGGAGTTGGGTGCCCAAGAGGTCAGTTGGGAACTATTCTCGTGGTTGTCTTTTAGACTACCTCCAAACCCACCGTGTAATTCTTTTGCAAACAGAATTGCTGCTGATGTGCTTAGCCCAAATCTCACAGTTCAGGGGTTGAAATCCCTTCTTTACTGTATACGTGCTCTTGAATTACGAGCTGTAGTGAGAGGTGTTCCTGGTGAGAAGAGCTCTTGTGTCCTGACATATCGTTACATCGTCTTGGGTTCTCAGGCGGCTGGGCTTGGCGTAACAGCTGGAATCTTTTTAGGAGGCTGAGTAATGTAAGCCCACTGTAAGACAGATATTTATTAAATCCAGACTGTAAATACAAATCTTCAGAATTGTTGGCCACCAAACCCAGTGGAGAATAGCAGGAAAATTGGCTGCGGACGGGAAACCGATCCACTCAATTTTTTCAATCTGCGACTCAAAGAAAACCAGCTGCCTTCATggtaaggaagaaaattaactttttaattaaagtgttTTCCAATCCAGACATGATATTGATCAGGGTAAAAGCTAAAGGTTTCTCATCGGCTGCATTTATTGCATGCCTTTTGAAGTTCTGGGGGAAAAGGCCATGCTGGATTTCCTTTCACTCGGTTTCCTGCTCAGAAACAAAGAGCTCCGTAACTTTGCAAAACAGCTCAGCTCTCAATGACTTCCAAAGACTTTTCTGCCCGTGGCAGAGCAGTGCGCTGGAAGCTGTCTGATCACGCGTTGCCTCAGAAATCTGGGGATCGAGGGCCCCGTTACTGGGCCTTGACACAAAACTGTAACAGATCTTTCTCCTGGGGAAAGAAACTGCCACCTTCTATCAGGGCAATAATCTGCCTAATAAGATGACCACAAGTGGAACTGACGTGATAGTAAACAGGCTTAATAGCTGGCTATGACAGCTACATTGACACGACAGAGGTATTTAATCTGTTGTAACAAAGATTGACTGTTTGCGTGGAACCGAAATTCCTCCTCCGGCGTATTTCTGCTGTGGCTTTCGGTGGCTGGCGTGGATGCCGGTGGAGCCGAAGGCCGGGGACGTTCACGCACGTCTGCCTGTGTGAAAGTCTTAAAAGATTGGCTCTTaaactgacaaaacaaaacactgccaGGGCGAGTTCTGCCGAGCCCTTTCCAGGCAGCACAATGTATTGACAAATAGGGCTGCTGTAATGGGCAGAggctgcctgctacagcactaGCTCTTCAGCCAGTTATTTCTGTAGCGTGTGGGGGAGTGATGAAATATATGCATGCCtcctgaaaaatgcagtattgcAGAGCACTCCATCTCTTCAAGTATCCTTTTGTTAGTTCAGAGCCTTCTGTCTATCCAGGGGCTGTGTTACTGGCACGCTTTCGGTTCTGGTGATGCCACCTTTATCCTCTCGAGAGAGTCCTTGTGGGAAGGCACTTGGAGGAGGGTGAACTCGGGACAAGGTCAGAGCTGCTCGGATGGCACAGAGCGTCAATGCGTGTTAGAGCAAGGGGATAAGATTTTGAATTGCAGAGCAGTCTTGTGACGTGGCTGCGTTCCGGAGAACAAAATGCATAGAAAAATCCTTTTGAGGAGCCCTTGCGAGTGGAGGTGCTACCAGGAAGAAGAGCTGCTCCTGTTTCCCTATTCCGAATTCAGTCCCCCTGCCCATTCGTCGGGTAGCTGGGCCGGTTCTTCCTCCCTTCCGAGGTGTCATCGTTTTCTGCTGCCCCTTCTTAGTCCTCTACAGCTttcaggggagcagcagcttgaTTCGGGAGGCTGcggagctgcctctgcccggCGCAAGGTGAtctgcgggggctgcccgctgCTGGGCACTGCCGCTCGCCGGCAGCCTGCACGCGCGGCGCTGCCCCGTAGCGCTCCCTTTGTTCTGGCCGGAGGAGCGGTCGTCTCCTTGGTTGCTTTTGCTCCTGGTTCCCTTGCTTGGCTAAAAGCCACGGGGACAGCTCTCAGCCGTGTTTGTCTGACACTGCTGACCTCCTCTGAGCCAGAGCTTTCTGTAAGGCTTTTATAGCTGCGTGCTTATTAAATGCAGAGCACTCAGATAATTTAGTCCctctctattttttccttttcagtttacGATTAAGCCATTGGACAAAAAGATTGATGTTTTCAAATTCAATTCATCAAAGCTGCGTGTGAATAAGCTGGTAAGTCTACAGACAGAGTAATTTTTATTGTCTGCAGCAGTTGTTTCTGCAGGCAGTACGAGGCAATGTTCTTCTGGGGCTTTTCCTTCGAGCAGTCGGAGGGAGCGTGCTGGCCCGGACGGACTGTAGATGTGATTTGGTTTAGCAGTTACTACTCGATCATAGCCTCTAGAAGAGAAGGGGGAAGATCAAGCCAAGCTCCTTCACAGAACCTCTCCCCCACTCCTCTGTTTTTGTGCTCCCTTTCTGAGCTCTCAGGGTACATCTGACCTGCGTGGCAGACGCACGTAGTAAGTAAAACTTTCTTCTCACCCCAGTCTTTGCTCCaagttccttttcttctcctgccgatcccttcccttctgccctGTGGCGTAGGTTTCCCTCTTTTGGGGGGCACCGTTACCAGAGTTACAGCCCTGGCTTTTTCAAGGCTGATCCCCACTCAGGACACTCTCTGGTACGAGAACAGAGGGGACCACATTTAACTGCTCTGCCCAGCGTCCGTGTGGGAGGCCAGCTTTAGCTGGTGTTCTGGATTTAGTGTCTGGAGGTGTCCAATTGCCTTTGGAGCTTAGATCCAGGTTCTGGAGCAGCTGTGCGCTGTTAAGTTGCACAGTGGGCCTGTGGAAGGCAGAAGGGGATATCTTTCCCATCCTTGTGAGAGAGGGGGGGGAACTTTGCTGTCCCGTACTTGCATGCCATGGGGAAGCGGGGCTTTCTCACTACGGCTTCATTCCCTGCGCTCATCAGGGTCACAGTGCTGTAGCTCCTCTGACTCCAAAGAAGTCCCTTGTGGTTTGTGAAACGGAAGACAGGCTTGCGAATTGGTCCTTTTAGAAAAGAATCAGAGCTTAGGAAGTTGCTATTactgctgaaaaatattctgagcTTTCACTCCTCTGCGTACCGCCCCCCGTGCTTTGCTAACTCTCCCCTATTACTGCCATTTCCCTTGTCTTCCTCCTTGGGTAGCAGAAGAAATCACACAGAGGCTCAAAACCCTTCAGCAAGGATACCTGAAGGTGTGCAAGGTAGCTCTTGATAAGCCTTCTGTTTGGGTGTAATCTTGCTCAcgatggaaaatatttttccttttttatttttccatctgagTGCTTTAAGCGCCCTTTTGGGAGAAGACGCAAGTTAATCTTGAGCCTCAAGAAAGGGAGCAGTGGGAGCTGGGGAATTGGCTGGAGCTGTAGAAGGCTGGTTCATTACTTGACCTAATGCCTCCTCGGGGCCGGTCACCCCAACCCGCACCACGCTGCGTGGCCGCGCTGAAAGCTCAGCCCTGCAAGGGGCTGGTGGCCAGGGCGTTGGGCGCGGGACCGAGGCTGTGCCTTGCTCCCTGCCCCTCGCGTGGGTACGAGGGCTCAGAGTTCGGGGTCAGTGGATGGCAGTGCTTACCAGCACCAAACGTAGCCCTTTGTGTCGGGGGTCCAAACACCTCGGCACCACGCCTACAGCTGTTTCTCTCCGCTCTTCACCCTTGACCGGAATAGATCCTTCAGCTGTGTATCGGGAACCACGATCTCTTCatgaggaggagaaaggcagaCTCCTTGGAGGTCCAGCAGATGAAAGCGCAGGCGAGGGAGGAGAAAGCCAGGAAGCAGGTGAGAGACGTCTCGTGCAACCAGGCCGGGAGCCAGACTCGGAAATGCAAATGAACTTGGGGAGGAACAGTCTCCAGAATGGCATCAAGCACACGGAGCAGCTTTGAGGGAAGGTCCAGCCCAACAGCTCTCGTTAGCAGCTTGCTCTCGCCCTGCCCGTCATTCTCCCCTTGGCTCTGGAGGTCGGTGGCAGCCGGAGTCCGGCCCCCGCGCtcgggagcagagctgggaggacGGCAGGGCAGAGCAAGCCTGGCTGTCCCAGAGGTGGCTGCGCATCCTGCCCTGCCTCCTGTTGTGCCGGGGAGACGGAGCGTGTTGGGGTGGCTGCTTGtagctggagcaggggctgtgaGGGGGAGCTGTGCTCTGCGGTGGCTCTTCATCTCGTTTTTCTAATTACTCGGTGATGGAATGCACACCGACGGGCCGGGGCGCGCAGCCTGCATGCTAATTTCCGCGCTGGCCTCCGTTATCTGCCGCAGGTCAGCCCAGGCAGCGAAAACTGCTCTTTGGAGGCAGCAGTGTGTAGCCAATGAGTATATATCAGCAAATTGGATTGTATGAATCATTGTTTTCTGCTCGTAGACCTCTTCTACTCACTGAAACCCACACAGCTAATCTGAGCACTGCTGCTCGGAATATAAATGTCCGTTTCACGCCAGAGCCGCTAgatagcagcagcagaaaccGAAGCAGCCACTTGCACCAGGAGAGTCTGGCTCTCAAGGGACTGCTAGTTTGATGCACTTCGTTTGGTTTCGAGCGTGTCCACAGAGTGCTGGAGCTAGGGCTGAGCTGCTTGTCCTGCAGGCACCTCCTGAAGCACGTCTGCCTCctggggtggcaggaggggacaggacaCGAGTCCCGCTGCGCGGGCAAGCAGGGCAGCTCCGCTGGGCAGCAGGGCTCCTGCCTCCTGCGGGGATTCCCCTGGTCAGAAAGGAGCGGGTGTTAGCGGAGTTAAAGGTCCTCCTCGGAAGGAGCAGCGTGGTGCCCAGGTGCCGGTGGCTTCAGAGACAGGTTTTGCAGCCTCGTGAGGTTTTTTGAAGTGTTTGGATAATGCGAATTGGAGCTGAGACCATGTGCTGGGAGAGGTGAGGGGGGTGACACACGTGTGCTGAGGGTGAGCAGAACTTAACTCTTCCCCGGAGCTCTCCAATTTAGAGCTCTGGTGCTCGTCAGGAAGGGTCAGGCTTCTGCTCGGGCTGCCCACTCCCGGGCTAGCCACCGTGCCGTCTGGCAcgctctctcctccctccccaggatCCACAGCTGTTAACTGGTTCCAAACAGTCCCTTTACATCAGGGCTCCTTGTTAATGGGAGTCCTGAGTGGGCTGCAGATCGTAACGATAATTGATGAAGGGAGCCTTTAATGGAAGGAAGCCGAGCCGCCGGAGCAGTGGGTGTCCTGCCTTCAGAACGCAGTCGGTGTCCGAGGAGCCGAGAAATGTCTTGTCACACTTATTTCCCTTATTAAACCCGGCAGGTGGCCTGCGCGATGCTGCGAGCCCTGGGTGTAGCGTGGATATTTATAACGCACCCGGCCCCGTGGCGCTGGAGCGCTCAAGCCCGGCGTGTTAATTAGCCCGATGGCTCCCTTTGGCCGCTTGGCGAGCAGAGAGGCAGCTGCGTGGCGCGCTCAGGCTGCGCGAGAGGGGGGAAGAGGCGGCGGGTTGTCTCACGTGGCTTGGGTTTCCCCTCCTGGGGAAGCGTTGCCGttttctgcagcaggaggggggtGGTTGTAGGGACAGGTAGAGGTGGCCACGATCTTTGTGGCCTCCTCTGTAAGTGAAGAGAAGCGTGCGGCACTCCAGGGTGGGTGGGTGTGTGTCTGAAAGGAGCAGTCACCGCGTCCCTCAGGCTCCTGCCTGGCCACGTGTCGGTATCGGATGCTCTGAGGGTGCCCTCAGCCCGCCCGTAAGCCTGGTCTAGCTGTCTGCTCGGCTTGCCGTGAGGAACTCCAGcaagagctggagctgcagggaccCTGCTTGCCTGAGCCTGCCCTGCGCGGCTGCTCAGGAGACGCTGTCTGGGGATATGAccacctgcagcagcctgtggggcaacagcctgcccagggaggaggGGATTGTCTCGGAGCGGTGCCGGCTTCTTCAGAGGAGCAGGGTGCTCAGTGTGGTGTGACCACAGTGCGGTCACAGCGCCCCGTTCAGTGAAGCCCCCCTCGCTGACgagcagagaggaggaggcagcgcagtcctgtgctcagagCCCCAGGCAGTGTCTAGTTTCTAGTCCTGGGAAAAGCATTTCTGACGTGTGTTGTTTCTCCGTGCTTTCCCCTATCCCTTTTTCATAGATGGAACGGCAGCGCCTGGCCCGAGAGAAGCAGAtgagagaagaggctgagaggaCGAGGGATGAGCTGGAGAGAAGGCTGATGCAGTTAAAGGAGGAGGCGACAATGGCCAACGAGGCCCTGGTAAGTGTCTGGGCGGCTGTTTCTCGAGGCACTGCAGCTGTTCCCAACTCTTTCCGCTGCTGAAACGTTTTAGGAGGCACGTTGCGACTGTTGCGTGGCTGTTCTCAAACTGCCACTGGTGGACAGCGACCGGGAGGCTGGATGGAGCTTACTGCATCCAGgcagcctgctggggcaggggcacgAAGGAGAACGAACTGGGACAGAGCCTGGGCACATCCAGGTCttggctgcaggaggctgcaggcttttgtggaagggggagagaggggctCGATGAGCCGTGGTGGCCGTGTGGAGCGAGCGGCTCAGGGCCCTGCTCCGGGGGCTGAGAGCATATTTGGGGAGGCGTTCGGTGTGCTCGATGGCTTAACGTGCGTTAATTCTCAGATGAGGTCTGAAGAGACAGCAGACTTGCTGGCTGAGAAGGCTCAGATCACAGAGGAGGAGGCCAAGCTCCTGGCTCAGAAAGCAGCGGAGGCCGAGCAAGAGATGCAGCGGATCAAAGCCACGGCCATCCGGACGGAGGAGGAGAAGCGGCTGATGGAACAGAAGGTGCTAGAGGCAGAGATGTTGGCACTGAAAATGGCGGAGGAGTCGGAGAGGAGGTCAGAGGGTCCAACCttgcagctgcctctgctttgctttccagcCCCATTCTGACTTAGCACGACAGCGGCTCACGCCTTACGTTAGTCCATCCAGCAGTTTGCAGCGAGCCCTCGGCCTCCGTGCGTGCAGAGCAGCAAACGGCCCCCAGGCTGAGCTCGCTTCTCCTTGTCTCACGCTTTGCCACAGCTAGGCTGTCCCTGAGTAGGGAACGGTACGGGTATAGCAGCAGCGGCCCTGAGCTTcccctgggctggagctggagaccCTTCTCTGAAGTGTGGGGGGGAGAGAGATCCACAGGGAAAGGGGCTGGCAGCTGGCGGGGGAGAGGGTGCTGCGGGCCTTGGCGCTCTGCCTGTCGCGCCTTGACAGCAGCAGTTGAAGGCAGCTCAACTTTGGGGGTGATTTCTGCAAACACCCACTGCGTTCTGAAAAGTATCTGACAATGTTAATAACACTTCGGTTGtcgttttgtttttcttctcttcttgtgGCTGTCAGTTCTGCGTTTGCTATCATCTCTTTGTCCCCGTGTTTCCTTCTCAGGTGCTTAGCTCTCCTTAGCAGTTGTGAGGTTTGTTTCAGGTTAGCCTTGAGGTCTCCCTAGCTCCTGGACTCTGTCTCGTGATAAAACTGACGTTGCCATCCTTTTGGTACGGGAACCCAGGCCCTATCATGCGTTTGgtagcaagcaagaaaaaaatcgTTCTTGTTTCCTTCCAACTGATGACTCCTTCCCGTGTGAGCTTGCTTGGTTTCAGCCCTTCTGCGTGAACAAACGCTGCCCTTGTCCATCCCTGCTTACCTCGGTCTCTGACTTGTGGAATCTCCGCTCAAATTTCAGTCTGGCAAAGGAAAGCTTCCCCTGGAGGGGTAGGGGTGACCTTGGAAGCCCTTGAAGCTCAGGGCTAGGTACTTGTTTTAGAGTTGTTGGGCCCTGCAAGCAGGCAAAGCTGTGTAGCCTCAggtgctttcttctttttgtatgCTAGTAGAGACTGACCAGGCAGAAAactgcctctcctgctgcaagtCTGAGCTTAACTTTTGAAGGTGTTCTTCCCGTTCTGGCATCTCGGCATGCTCCTCCGGCCCTTAGTCTTGGTTCCTGCTGCTCACGCAGGGCTCATGTCAGAGCTGCCCTTCTGTGGCTTGGATTTCTGTGCTAATTAGTGTCCCACGTGTCAGAGGTTCCAGTGTTGCCCTTGCTCAAATGATTTCTCTAGTTTAGGTCTTGTTAAGGAACAAATGTCTGCCTGTTTTACACCTGTAACCTGTCGCCTCCAGGCTTTGATCTGATATTTGCCATTCgctatttttctttgcagggCAAAGGAGGCTGATCAGCTAAAGCAAGACCTTCAGGAGGCTCGAGAGTCAGAGCGGAGAGCAAAGCAGAAGCTTTTGGAGATCACCAGCAAGTCGTCCTACACGGTAAGAACGATCTGTCTTGTAATCCCCGGTTTCCAGGCGGTAACTGTGGCCTCTGTAGCCTGGAGAATTCCTGTGCCACCATCCCATCGGTGGAGGGGTACGAACGGTCTCACTGCATTGCTCAGTAGCTGCTCAGAAATACGTAGCAGCTCTTGCCCTTGTCACCCGCGTACCCTGCCCAGCACATCGCtttgctcttcttcctccctgtcTGTCCTACCTCATGCTACGAGAGCCAAGGAGCCGCTGGTGAAACTAAAGGCAG is part of the Anser cygnoides isolate HZ-2024a breed goose chromosome 17, Taihu_goose_T2T_genome, whole genome shotgun sequence genome and harbors:
- the NF2 gene encoding merlin isoform X2, whose product is MAGAIASRMSFSSLKRKQPKTFTVRVGTMDAEMEFSCEVKWKGKDLFDLVCRTLGLRETWFFGLQYTIKDTVAWLKMDKKVLDHDVPTEEPVTFHFLAKFYPENAEEELVQEITQHLFFLQVKKQILDEKIYCPPEASVLLASYAVQAKYGDYDPNVHKRGFLAQEELLPKRVINLYQMTPEMWEERITAWYAEHRGRARDEAEMEYLKIAQDLEMYGVNYFAIRNKKGTELLLGVDALGLHIYDPDNRLTPKISFPWNEIRNISYSDKEFTIKPLDKKIDVFKFNSSKLRVNKLILQLCIGNHDLFMRRRKADSLEVQQMKAQAREEKARKQMERQRLAREKQMREEAERTRDELERRLMQLKEEATMANEALMRSEETADLLAEKAQITEEEAKLLAQKAAEAEQEMQRIKATAIRTEEEKRLMEQKVLEAEMLALKMAEESERRAKEADQLKQDLQEARESERRAKQKLLEITSKSSYTSMNSSTTALPTDLPSFNLISESLSFDFKDTDMKRLSMEIEKEKVEYMEKSKHLQEQLNELKTEIEALKLKERETALDILHNENASRGNSKHNTIKKLTLQSTKSRVAFFEEL
- the NF2 gene encoding merlin isoform X4, yielding MAGAIASRMSFSSLKRKQPKTFTVRVGTMDAEMEFSCEVKWKGKDLFDLVCRTLGLRETWFFGLQYTIKDTVAWLKMDKKVLDHDVPTEEPVTFHFLAKFYPENAEEELVQEITQHLFFLQVKKQILDEKIYCPPEASVLLASYAVQAKYGDYDPNVHKRGFLAQEELLPKRVINLYQMTPEMWEERITAWYAEHRGRARDEAEMEYLKIAQDLEMYGVNYFAIRNKKGTELLLGVDALGLHIYDPDNRLTPKISFPWNEIRNISYSDKEFTIKPLDKKIDVFKFNSSKLRVNKLILQLCIGNHDLFMRRRKADSLEVQQMKAQAREEKARKQMERQRLAREKQMREEAERTRDELERRLMQLKEEATMANEALMRSEETADLLAEKAQITEEEAKLLAQKAAEAEQEMQRIKATAIRTEEEKRLMEQKVLEAEMLALKMAEESERRAKEADQLKQDLQEARESERRAKQKLLEITSKSSYTSMNSSTTALPTDLPSFNLISESLSFDFKDTDMKRLSMEIEKEKVEYMEKSKHLQEQLNELKTEIEALKLKERETALDILHNENASRGNSKHNTIKKPQAQGRRPICI
- the NF2 gene encoding merlin isoform X1, which produces MAGAIASRMSFSSLKRKQPKTFTVRVGTMDAEMEFSCEVKWKGKDLFDLVCRTLGLRETWFFGLQYTIKDTVAWLKMDKKVLDHDVPTEEPVTFHFLAKFYPENAEEELVQEITQHLFFLQVKKQILDEKIYCPPEASVLLASYAVQAKYGDYDPNVHKRGFLAQEELLPKRVINLYQMTPEMWEERITAWYAEHRGRARDEAEMEYLKIAQDLEMYGVNYFAIRNKKGTELLLGVDALGLHIYDPDNRLTPKISFPWNEIRNISYSDKEFTIKPLDKKIDVFKFNSSKLRVNKLILQLCIGNHDLFMRRRKADSLEVQQMKAQAREEKARKQMERQRLAREKQMREEAERTRDELERRLMQLKEEATMANEALMRSEETADLLAEKAQITEEEAKLLAQKAAEAEQEMQRIKATAIRTEEEKRLMEQKVLEAEMLALKMAEESERRAKEADQLKQDLQEARESERRAKQKLLEITSKSSYTQSMNSSTTALPTDLPSFNLISESLSFDFKDTDMKRLSMEIEKEKVEYMEKSKHLQEQLNELKTEIEALKLKERETALDILHNENASRGNSKHNTIKKLTLQSTKSRVAFFEEL
- the NF2 gene encoding merlin isoform X3, giving the protein MAGAIASRMSFSSLKRKQPKTFTVRVGTMDAEMEFSCEVKWKGKDLFDLVCRTLGLRETWFFGLQYTIKDTVAWLKMDKKVLDHDVPTEEPVTFHFLAKFYPENAEEELVQEITQHLFFLQVKKQILDEKIYCPPEASVLLASYAVQAKYGDYDPNVHKRGFLAQEELLPKRVINLYQMTPEMWEERITAWYAEHRGRARDEAEMEYLKIAQDLEMYGVNYFAIRNKKGTELLLGVDALGLHIYDPDNRLTPKISFPWNEIRNISYSDKEFTIKPLDKKIDVFKFNSSKLRVNKLILQLCIGNHDLFMRRRKADSLEVQQMKAQAREEKARKQMERQRLAREKQMREEAERTRDELERRLMQLKEEATMANEALMRSEETADLLAEKAQITEEEAKLLAQKAAEAEQEMQRIKATAIRTEEEKRLMEQKVLEAEMLALKMAEESERRAKEADQLKQDLQEARESERRAKQKLLEITSKSSYTQSMNSSTTALPTDLPSFNLISESLSFDFKDTDMKRLSMEIEKEKVEYMEKSKHLQEQLNELKTEIEALKLKERETALDILHNENASRGNSKHNTIKKPQAQGRRPICI